The nucleotide sequence GTGGAATTATCCCCTTTGGCCAAAAAAATTTATGATAACCCCAGTTATACGGAGAGATTTCAGCTTTTGGCCGGTAATGTTGAACTGGCCAATGGGTACTCCGAGTTAAATGACCCACTTGACCAAGAAGAAAGATTTAAACGGCAAGTTGAGATGAAGACTGCTGGTGATGAAGAAGCCCATCCTTTTGATGAAGATTTTATTAATGCCTTAAAACATGGTTTGCCCCCAACCGCCGGTTTTGGCATGGGCATAGACCGCCTCACAGCTTTACTGACTGACTCACATAATCTAAAAGAGGTTATACTTTTCCCCACTCTAAGGCCGGAGAAAAAATAAAATTTTTATTAATTTTTTTAATATCTTCTTATGGAGGGTTTAATAAATTTTTCTTTTCTAAACGCTATCTACTACGGCAATAGTGTGAGGCAATACTTGATATTTTTGTTAGTATTTCTTATTGTTGTTCTCATCTCGCGGATAGTTTATTATTTATTGCGCTATCCTCTCGGTAGATTTGTGGAAAGGACTAAAAATTTAACCGACGATCAAATTTTAGAGATTATTAAGTGGCCTTTTGTTTTTTTTATCATTATTATTGGATTAAAAATTTCGTTTGATTTCCTGTATTTGCCGGATTATTTTAGGGATTACGTGGATAGCGTTATTTTGACCTTGGTAATTCTTAATATAATTTGGTTGGGGTTGAAATTTTTTGATTTATTGGTTATTTGGTATCTTTATCCTTTGATAAAATCAAGCCCCAATAGGCTTGATGACCAATTAGTCAGTCTGATTCAGCGTTTTATTAAAATAATTGTTGTTGTTTTGGGGCTATTCTTTGCCCTTGAAAATTTTGGAATTAACGCGCGGTCTCTTCTTACCGGACTGGGTATTGGCGGTTTGGCCGTAGCTTTGGCGGCCAAGGATACTTTGTCAAATTTATTTGGCTCTTTAGCCGTTTTAAGCGATAAGCCCTTTAAGGTCGGCGACATTGTAAAATTTAAAAATTACGAAGGAGTGGTCAAGGAAGTCGGTTTGCGCAGTTCCAGAATAATCACTTTTGATACCACGGAAATAGTTATTCCCAATTCTTTATTGGCCAACGAGATTATAGAAAACATTTCCAAGCGCCGGGCGGTAAAGAAAGAAATAATATTACATTTTGATAAGGGAACAAAATGGAAAAAATTAGAAATAGCTAAAAAGGTGGTTGATAATATTTTATTGAATGAAGAGGGCGTGCTTGATGAATATCACACCGCTTTGGTCAGTTTTCCCTTAAGCGGTCCGGAAATGAAAGTTGTTTACTGGGTAAAATATAATGGCGATTATGAAAAGTATTTGGAGATAAGGCATCGATTGCATTCTAAAATTAAGCAGGCGTTGGAGGATGGAAAAATTGAGTTAGCCGGTTAATTTTAAATAATTTTCAATATGCTGGAAATTAAATTTATCAGGGAGAATACAGAAAAAATCAGGGAGGCGATAAAAAATAAGGGGGTGGATTTAGAAATAGAAGAGTTATTAGAGATGGATGATAAAAGAAAAGAGATTGTAAAGCGTCTTGATGTCTTGCGTTCTAAGAGGAATGAACTCGCTCACGCCGGAAAAAACGGCAAACCTTCAGAGGAATTGATTAAAGAGGGGAGAACAGTGAAGGGGGAAATAGGGGAGTTAGAGAAGGAATTGGAAATTATAGAAAAACAGTATTTAGATCTGATGGCCAAAGTGCCGATGGTGCCCTCGTCCGATACCCCTATCGGTAAAGATGAAAGTGAAAATGTAGAGTGTGGCAGGTGGGGGAAAATAAAAGAATTTAAATTTAAGCCCAAAACCCATATTGAGTTGGGGCGTGATTTAGATATTTTGGATTTAGAAAGAGGAGTAAAAGTGGCGGGTTATAGGGGTTATTATCTAAAGAACGAGGGAGCATTATTAGTTATGGCTTTAATGTTTTACGCTTTTAAAAAAATGGCTGGCAAGGGTTATCTTTCAATGATTCCGCCGACACTTATAAAAGAATTTGCCTTGTTCGGCAGCGGTTATTTTAAGGGCCGGCAATATAACAGCGAAACGGATGAAATATACGAGGTGGCTACTCCGGACAAAGAAGAAAGCGGAGTAATCAGCAAGGAAAGAAAATTTTTAGTCGGGACTTCCGAGCCGTCGCTTTTAGCTTATTATTCCAATGAAGTTTTAAAGGAAACTGATTTACCTAAGAAATTTTGCGGATTCAGCCAGTGTTATCGCAGTGAAATAGGGAGTTATGGCAGAGATAATAAAGGTATTTATCGTGTCCATGAGTTTATGAAAGTGGAACAGGTGGTTATTTGTAGGGCGGATATTGCCGAAGCGGAAAAATTTCAGCAGGAAATGCTGGCTCTTACCAAAGAGATGCACGAAGAATTGGGCCTTCCTTATCGGCAGGTCCAAATTTGCACCGGGGATATGGGCGCGGGTAAGTACAAAATGTTTGACCTTGAGGCCTGGATGCCGGGGTTAGAGCGCTACGGCGAGACGGGATCAGCCAGTAATTTTCTTGATTGGCAAGCCCGAAGGTTGAATGTAAAATATATTGATAAAAACGGAGAAAAAAAGTTTGTCTATATGCTTAATAATACAGCCCTTCCCAGTCCGAGAATTTTTATTTCTATTCTTGAAAATTATCAGCAAAAAGATGGCTCAGTAAAAATTCCTAAAGTGTTAAGGCCATATCTCGGGTTTAAAGTTATCAAGAAAAAATAATTATGGATGCCAAGATAGCTAAATGTAAAACTTGGGTAGAGGTGGACGGGCTGACTTTAAAAAATAATATAAAGGAGTTGAGTAGAATCTTAACCCCCGCTACTCAGATGATGGCAGTAGTTAAAGCTAATGCTTACGGTCATGGTCTTACGGAGGTGAGTAAAATTTGTGTTCAGTCGGGTGTGCAATGGCTGGGGGTGGATTCAATAGAGGAGGGGATTATCCTGCGGAAAGAGGGCATCAAGTCCTTTATTTTAATTTTAGGCTATACCGTGCTTGAATGTTTATCGGAAATTTTTGAAAATGACCTTGATTTAGTTGTCTATAATAAAGAAACCGTGGAAGAATTGGGTAGGTTGAGTGAGATATGCGATAAAACGGCCAACCTCCACATTAAGTTAGAAACAGGGACTAATCGCCAAGGCGTGGGTTTGGAAAATCTTTTAGATTTTGTGAATTTAATAAAAAAATATCCTAAACTTAATATTAGAGGGATTTACACTCATTTTGCCAACATTGAGGACACCACTAATCACAGTTACGCCGAAGAGCAACTAAAAAAATTTAAGCAAGCCATAAATTTTTTAGAAGATTTAAACATAATTATTCCCTTAAAGCATACGGCCTGCAGCGCCGCGGCCATACTTTTTCCGGATACCCATTTTAATTTAGCGCGATTTGGTGTTAGTTTATATGGTTTTTGGCCTTCTCGGGAGACGATTGTTTCTGCCCAAGAGAATGGTCGGGATATTAAATTAAAACCTTGTCTGTGCTGGAAAACCAGAATTGCCCAAATTAAAGCTCTAAAATCCGGAACTCCGGTGGGGTATGGCTTAACGGAAAAAATCTTAAGAGATGGTAAGGTAGCAGTTTTGCCGGTGGGTTATTCGGATGGTTTAGACCGCGGATTATCAAGTGTCGGGAATGTTCTTGTCAGGGGCGAGCGTTGTAAAATTTTAGGCAGAATATGTATGAATATGTGTGTTGTGGATATAACTCATGTCACCGGCGCTGAAGTTGAGGACGAAGTCGTGTTATTAGGGTCGCAGGGCAGGGAAGTTATTACGGCGGAAGAAGTAGCTGGAAAATTAAACACGATTCATTATGAGATTCTATCCAGAATCAATCCAATGATACCGCGTTTTTATTCGGATATTTAAGCTTAAGATATGTTTAGCTGGAAAAAAAAGTTTTCTCCACGTCGGCATTACAACAAGGGCTATAATTTTTATAGGCACCGGTCTTTTTTGCCCTCGGGCGGAATTGTCAGAAGAAAGACGGGGGGACACGTTAGATTATATTTTAGCAGGGTTGTTTTGATGGTTTTTTTAGCCGTTTTAGTGTATGTGATGTATTATTTTTTCTATTCGCCGAATTTTAAACTAACAGAAATTGAAATCAGGGGGCGGGAAAATATCTCCGAATTTGCTTTAAAAAATATCGTCGAGGAACAATTTGACCAT is from Patescibacteria group bacterium and encodes:
- the alr gene encoding alanine racemase — encoded protein: MDAKIAKCKTWVEVDGLTLKNNIKELSRILTPATQMMAVVKANAYGHGLTEVSKICVQSGVQWLGVDSIEEGIILRKEGIKSFILILGYTVLECLSEIFENDLDLVVYNKETVEELGRLSEICDKTANLHIKLETGTNRQGVGLENLLDFVNLIKKYPKLNIRGIYTHFANIEDTTNHSYAEEQLKKFKQAINFLEDLNIIIPLKHTACSAAAILFPDTHFNLARFGVSLYGFWPSRETIVSAQENGRDIKLKPCLCWKTRIAQIKALKSGTPVGYGLTEKILRDGKVAVLPVGYSDGLDRGLSSVGNVLVRGERCKILGRICMNMCVVDITHVTGAEVEDEVVLLGSQGREVITAEEVAGKLNTIHYEILSRINPMIPRFYSDI
- the serS gene encoding serine--tRNA ligase produces the protein MLEIKFIRENTEKIREAIKNKGVDLEIEELLEMDDKRKEIVKRLDVLRSKRNELAHAGKNGKPSEELIKEGRTVKGEIGELEKELEIIEKQYLDLMAKVPMVPSSDTPIGKDESENVECGRWGKIKEFKFKPKTHIELGRDLDILDLERGVKVAGYRGYYLKNEGALLVMALMFYAFKKMAGKGYLSMIPPTLIKEFALFGSGYFKGRQYNSETDEIYEVATPDKEESGVISKERKFLVGTSEPSLLAYYSNEVLKETDLPKKFCGFSQCYRSEIGSYGRDNKGIYRVHEFMKVEQVVICRADIAEAEKFQQEMLALTKEMHEELGLPYRQVQICTGDMGAGKYKMFDLEAWMPGLERYGETGSASNFLDWQARRLNVKYIDKNGEKKFVYMLNNTALPSPRIFISILENYQQKDGSVKIPKVLRPYLGFKVIKKK
- a CDS encoding mechanosensitive ion channel; amino-acid sequence: MEGLINFSFLNAIYYGNSVRQYLIFLLVFLIVVLISRIVYYLLRYPLGRFVERTKNLTDDQILEIIKWPFVFFIIIIGLKISFDFLYLPDYFRDYVDSVILTLVILNIIWLGLKFFDLLVIWYLYPLIKSSPNRLDDQLVSLIQRFIKIIVVVLGLFFALENFGINARSLLTGLGIGGLAVALAAKDTLSNLFGSLAVLSDKPFKVGDIVKFKNYEGVVKEVGLRSSRIITFDTTEIVIPNSLLANEIIENISKRRAVKKEIILHFDKGTKWKKLEIAKKVVDNILLNEEGVLDEYHTALVSFPLSGPEMKVVYWVKYNGDYEKYLEIRHRLHSKIKQALEDGKIELAG